In Brassica napus cultivar Da-Ae chromosome C2, Da-Ae, whole genome shotgun sequence, the sequence catcccgggaaatccgcGCTCCTCTCCAGTATCAAGGagtcgttgaagatcttctGGTGTGGGTCTTCTTAGATATTCTTCTCCAAATAAATCTATGATTCCTTGTACAAAATGTTCCAAGCATAAAAGCGCGGTGGTCTCACCAagtcggaggtattcgtcgactGCATCAGCTGGGCAACCATATGCCATCATACGAATTGCTGTTGTTGCCTTTTGTAATGGAGAGTGACCGAACCTTCCAgtagcatctcttctttgctgaaAGTATGGAATTTCAgcggagagtcgatcaacaattcGCATGAACAAaggcttgttcattctaaaacggCGTCGAAACATGTGAGAAGGATATGTTGCATCTTCACTAAAATAGTCGTTCCACAACTGCATGTGTCCTTGTTCGCGTTGTCTTTCAATGTAAGCTCTTTGTTTTTGGACTTTGCAGCTGCTTGACGATTTTCATGGTGAGTGTAAAGTTGCTTGAATTATTCGTCCCAAAGTTGATCAAATGCTTCATCcgaaatatcttcaaaattttgtgaagaagaagaagaagaagacatttgaAAGTGAAATGGTAAGAGAGAGATGATAAAAGAGAAATAGTTTGAGAGAATATGAAACTAGAGAAAACGTTTGGCACAATTTGAATTTTACAATGcagcaaaaaaagagagaaagaaaccgTTTGGCACAATATGGAGAATACAATTTTCTAAACATGCTACTACATTATAAAGGAAGAATATGAAACGTATGGAACTTTAGGATTCACATGCTACGACATTTGAAAATTGTTTGTTTGTGTCACATGCTTCCCTGctgtttcttttccttttcttgtttGCTTGTGTCACATGCATCTCTCTCAACCATCAACCTACAAAATTCATATGTATAGATCAGTTACACAGCAAACGTCACATGCCACTCactttatttcttttgttgtttgtgTCACGAGAACTCAAACTCAATCTCATAAAAGATAGAAACCCAATATTATACAGACTCGAGAACTCAAACTCAGACATAATATGAGACACAATATCATACAGACTCGACATGCATATCACAGACTCGACAATATCAGAAACAATATCATACAAACTTAGAGACAACATCATAGAAACTCAGACACAACTCAATACAAACTCAGACACAATACCATATAAGATCGATCAGAAACAACATCATACACGCCCTCAAACCAACAGATCATTGATCAGCTTGTTTTTCAAAGCTTGCTCTGGTTCAGTTAATGGCTCAGTCTTGCCACGTAGCCTCTGAAGCAATTTTTGATTGTTAACCTTCTCTCTCAATGCAAAGTCCTTTTGCCTCATGTCCCACATGTTCTCAAGGTCCACACACACCTTCCCTTCTGCTTCTTCAGTGTTAGCCTTCCTCACAGCCGCTTTACTTAGTCTCTTTGCAGCTTTGACACCCGCAGGCCGGACCTCCACACCATTTGCGTCCTCTTCTCCAAGGCTACATGGAACTGACGTTGATGACTGTCCTGTTTGGTTATCAACCTTTCTTCTCTTAGATGTCACACCATTTTTACTCGCCAGATCTCCACACCATTTTTCAtcatgcctcagctccaacCAAGCATGCTCAAGTGTGAACTTGCTCTTGTAATCATTGAAGAATATCTGATGAGCCAGCTTTAAAACATCATCCTCACTTTGCCCACTAGATTTTTGTTTAGTTGCTGCATCATAGCACCCTACAAACTTGCACACGCCCTCATTAAGCTTCCCCCACCTCGATTTACAGCCAGTTGAGTCTCTCTTCTGCAAACCAGCAACCTGTGGACTTGCCCCAAAATATGTAGCAATTCTTTTCCAAAAAGCCATTGCTTTCTGGTCATTGCTTACGATAGGGTCTTTAGATGTATTCAACCAAgcactgatgagcaccttgTCCTCAGTTGGTGACCATTTCCGCCTTTCTTTACGGTCACTCACGATGTCTGCTTCTTCATTTTCCTCTTCAGGCCATCCAGTACCATAGGCAGACGCATCAGAGACAGAGGGGTATGGTTGTTGACTGTTTAAAAGGTTTTGAAAGCTACAAGGTGACGTAAATGGATCCATAGCGAAGGGGAATGAATTAAAAATGGGGAATGAGAGCTTGTTCTGTTTTATGAAATGCAATTTGAAAGGAGAAGAGATATGAAATGAGAAAGGGATACTTGGTCGTTTTTAAAGCAAACTTAATGAGAGTTTAGTAGGTGTTAAGTGTAAATGGTCATCAATGtacttaaaactaaaaaatcaagaaagtCAATGTATCTACCTAAACAATTGCCATCAACTACATGATCCTAAAGTCCATTTAATTCTAACCTAAACCATGTCTAACACGCATTAAAGGATGGACAGCTTACCTCTGAACCTGAAGAGATGGTTTGACATCTTTGATGAAGAGAGTCTTCAATGTGAGATGTCTTCTCCTTTCCTGTATCTTGCTGCTCTTTGGAGGATCTTTGTCTTCAATGTTATCTGTCTTCTCCTTTACTGTCTCCCACACGGCTAAACCATCCAAAGCTGCTACGAACTGTCCTGTTATCAAAACCAAAGACACTTGGTTAATTACAACACCAAAATCATCGGATTCGACAACCATAAACCTCATAGTTGTCAGAGGAGTTGTCGAGTTGAATCAATCGGTTCCGAGAGTCACTACCTCTATGTTGGAAGAGACAGACGGATATCGAAGGCACCGGTGGAAGATCAGCGACTCGGTGCCGATAAAATCGATGGAGGAGATGGTGAGGAGTCACAGCGAGTTGACTAAGGACTTGCAGAGCTTGGAGTCGCTGATCGAGAGGAACTTGAGGATCGACGAGAGGAGGAGCCACGGCGTCGTCAGTATCGGATTCTGGGGCTGGGACATCGTTGGTATCGGATTCGGCGCGTTACTCCACTGCTGTCTCCTCTTTGTCGTCGTCGGCGTTAAATCACGAAGAGGAGAGACGGAGAGACCGAGCCATCATCAAGCTTTGGAGATTTCATCAGAAAAGCATCTCTGATTCTTCGATGACATCGAAGATTAGAAGAGAGCACCACCGAGACAACAATAGAGAGAAAAGGCCACGCGTTTTTTCCTTTTGTAGAAAAAGAATCAACCAATACGAATATGCCACGTAGGAGTTCTTTACCACTCCTATAATCACTCAATTAAGGAGCGGTTCAGCttaataaattcattttttcatttaattttttctctttaatatATCAGGACCTCCTCTAGATGCTACCGATGGAGGTGGTCTAAGATCCCAACTCTCGCTGCGAATACAAATAATTCAAACAAGCATTAAACCCAGGCTGATATGTTCACCAAACGCCTAAACAAACTCGCGCTGTGCTTAGTCATTTAGTTCATCTAGTTTCAGTTCAAGTAAATGACCATGCTCTCTCATGTCCCAATTATCCTAGAATCTAAGTTAAAGATGATCTGTCCTAAACATAGCATTAAGATCAACAAGATGAAGAACTGATTTATTTCCCTACAAGTTCTATCAGATTAATAATTCATTTGATACCCCTTGAggaaccctaaaatctaacaaatgattactcagacatatgcaTAGAGAACATCATACATATCTGAATAAATTGCATGAAATAGAATAGACAAGAGATAAAGGGAGTTAAAAATCTTCTTTTTGAAGGAGTTCAGATCTCTCTGTCCAATTCTAATCCTTCTGTTCCAAAAGTAAGCGTAGTCTCAAACAGTGGCggcataataaaaataaatcggTTTAACACGTCCATGAGCTTCTTTGCAAATAGGGAAACTTATGAGAAAAATGCAATTCTTGAAAATCTCATCGGTCTCTCCACTTCGCACTACCGTCGATCCCATGGCAACATCGGTTGACGTTCACATCGTATCTTGACTCTCCTCTCTGCACAGCtacatattctttttttctttaaactcTATTTTGCTCCATAATCTCCAAAGTGCTTCAAAACacacctgaacctgtaaatgaCCTAAAACAAACTCCAAGTACATAATAAAGACTCTAAACATGGCCTAATTTATGGCATAAAATAGGTAAATATTGGGACCTATCAACTCCTCCAAAATtatccttttgcttgtcctcaagcaaaacatatgACAAATTTGTGGATgaggtttgaaaatatagaGACTCACCATTCTTTAGAACCACCACCATTACCTCTGCAATGTTGCAAGTCACATCAGATCAATACCAACTTTAGAGGCACTTTCATGTAGTTAGCCTTGGCTTAGCAACCATACCATCTAGCCCACAGCTCACCAGACCTAATCTGACATATCCCTCCACTGACCTTATTTCTGCAATTATTCAATAAATGTCTACAAATAGATATCAGTGCTCTTCGTTGGATGTCTCAGTCCTGAAACTAATAccgataaaaagaaatattatttttacaaatacCGAGAAGTAAGTTATAAGGAGTAACGATTACCGGCCAGACCGAGTGGAATTCACCATTCATACCAACTGGATTAAATCTTTTGTTTCTACCCTAGATAACTATTTTGACTTTCAATAGAAAAATTACAAGATACCTCTTTAAAATACTTCCATGCTGCTCTATCAGAAGGGTGGTGCATCTCTCCTTCAGGAGACACATGTTTCGTGTGCCATCGCATTTGTGATGCAGTCGCCTCTAGTTGGTACAAACAATTTAACCTTTCCGTAGTAggcgtataaaatattattggtttACAACGCTTTTTCTCTTCCCATGCTTTTGGTGATATCTATCTTTCCCACAAAACTGACACACCAACAGCTCGTGATCTTCCTTCCAAAAATAATACCCAGTTATCTCCTAAATATCAATCTTGACAACATGGAGACCAAACGCCTCCCAAATATCAATCTTGACAACAGGGAGACCAAACGCCTTTGTGAACTTCTTTTTCTCATAATGTGACACATGAGATTTATTTAGCTGTGAGAGGATATCTCTAAAGTGTGGGATATCTCATCGAAACATGACCTTCATTAAATGTGAAGCCAAGTATAATTGAGAAATACTTTCAACACATCTATCCTATAGGGGTTGATTGGCGGCTTCAAAAGCTTGAAACACTCTATTTTCATATTGCTATTCATTGGATGCTTCCATCACATTCTCCAATATATGGGTTCACCCAATATCTCCTCCCATATTAGCATTTATATTCTTTTGATATGATTCTTCTTCCgcatatatatattcttctttTGAGGCTGATTCAGTAAAGATTGCGAGATATTGTTCTCGCATTACGTTGCTTTCGGTTTTGACATCTTGCACAAAGACATAACATGGGTTTCTCCTCTTTGAAAGAATTTTGATTACAAGCAAATTCGATAAATACTTCAACACCTTCCATAAACTCTCTTAAGACAGAATTGTGGATCAGTTTAATATGTGGATCCATAAACATTGAATTCTCaaatttttgatcaaaaagGAACTCTCAAATTTGTTGTTCTTAAGTTAATGTTTCTTACACAACTTCTTATCTTAAAATACAAGAGTGAATGCTCGTTtgcttttatagaaaaaagtaGCAACGTTTTTGCAACATTGTTTGCCAT encodes:
- the LOC106383579 gene encoding glutathione S-transferase T3-like isoform X2, whose product is MRFMVVESDDFGVVINQVSLVLITGQFVAALDGLAVWETVKEKTDNIEDKDPPKSSKIQERRRHLTLKTLFIKDVKPSLQVQSFQNLLNSQQPYPSVSDASAYGTGWPEEENEEADIVSDRKERRKWSPTEDKVLISAWLNTSKDPIVAGLQKRDSTGCKSRWGKLNEGVCKFVGCYDAATKQKSSGQSEDDVLKLAHQIFFNDYKSKFTLEHAWLELRHDEKWCGDLASKNGVTSKRRKVDNQTGQSSTSVPCSLGEEDANGVEVRPAGVKAAKRLSKAAVRKANTEEAEGKVCVDLENMWDMRQKDFALREKVNNQKLLQRLRGKTEPLTEPEQALKNKLINDLLV
- the LOC106383579 gene encoding glutathione S-transferase T3-like isoform X3; the protein is MRFMVVESDDFGVVINQVSLVLITGQFVAALDGLAVWETVKEKTDNIEDKDPPKSSKIQERRRHLTLKTLFIKDVKPSLQVQSFQNLLNSQQPYPSVSDASAYGTGWPEEENEEADIVSDRKERRKWSPTEDKVAGLQKRDSTGCKSRWGKLNEGVCKFVGCYDAATKQKSSGQSEDDVLKLAHQIFFNDYKSKFTLEHAWLELRHDEKWCGDLASKNGVTSKRRKVDNQTGQSSTSVPCSLGEEDANGVEVRPAGVKAAKRLSKAAVRKANTEEAEGKVCVDLENMWDMRQKDFALREKVNNQKLLQRLRGKTEPLTEPEQALKNKLINDLLV
- the LOC106383579 gene encoding glutathione S-transferase T3-like isoform X1; amino-acid sequence: MRFMVVESDDFGVVINQVSLVLITGQFVAALDGLAVWETVKEKTDNIEDKDPPKSSKIQERRRHLTLKTLFIKDVKPSLQVQSFQNLLNSQQPYPSVSDASAYGTGWPEEENEEADIVSDRKERRKWSPTEDKVLISAWLNTSKDPIVSNDQKAMAFWKRIATYFGASPQVAGLQKRDSTGCKSRWGKLNEGVCKFVGCYDAATKQKSSGQSEDDVLKLAHQIFFNDYKSKFTLEHAWLELRHDEKWCGDLASKNGVTSKRRKVDNQTGQSSTSVPCSLGEEDANGVEVRPAGVKAAKRLSKAAVRKANTEEAEGKVCVDLENMWDMRQKDFALREKVNNQKLLQRLRGKTEPLTEPEQALKNKLINDLLV